Proteins found in one Cricetulus griseus strain 17A/GY chromosome X, alternate assembly CriGri-PICRH-1.0, whole genome shotgun sequence genomic segment:
- the Lpar4 gene encoding lysophosphatidic acid receptor 4 has translation MGDRRFIDFQFQDLNSSLRPRLGNATANNTCIVDDSFKYNLNGAVYSVVFILGLITNSASLFVFCFRMKMRSETAIFITNLALSDLLFVCTLPFKIFYNFNRHWPFGDTLCKISGTAFLTNIYGSMLFLTCISVDRFLAIVYPFRSRTIRTRRNSAIVCAGVWILVLSGGISASLFSTTNVNNATTTCFEGFSKRVWKTYLSKITIFIEVVGFIIPLILNVSCSSVVLRTLRKPATLSQIGTNKKKVLKMITVHMAVFVVCFVPYNSVLFLYALVRSQAITNCLLERFAKIMYPITLCLATLNCCFDPFIYYFTLESFQKSFYINTHIRMESLFKTETPLTPKPSLPAIQEEASDQTTNNGGELMLESTF, from the coding sequence ATGGGTGACAGAAGATTTATTGACTTCCAATTCCAAGATTTAAATTCAAGTCTCAGACCCAGGTTGGGCAATGCAACTGCCAATAATACTTGCATTGTTGATGATTCCTTCAAGTATAATCTGAATGGTGCTGTCTATAGTGTTGTGTTCATCCTGGGTCTAATAACCAACAGTGCCTCACTGTTTGTCTTTTGCTTCCGCATGAAGATGAGAAGTGAGACTGCTATTTTCATCACCAATCTGGCCCTCTCTGATTTGCTTTTTGTCTGTACCCtacctttcaaaatattttacaacttTAATCGCCACTGGCCTTTTGGTGACACCCTCTGTAAGATCTCAGGGACTGCATTCCTCACCAACATCTACGGGAGCATGCTCTTCCTCACCTGCATTAGTGTGGATCGTTTCCTAGCCATTGTCTATCCCTTCCGATCTCGTACCATTAGGACCAGGAGGAATTCTGCCATTGTGTGTGCTGGAGTCTGGATCCTCGTCCTCAGTGGTGGTATTTCAGCCTCTTTGTTCTCCACCACTAATGTCAACAATGCGACCACCACTTGCTTTGAGGGCTTTTCCAAACGTGTTTGGAAGACATACCTGTCCAAGATCACCATATTCATTGAAGTTGTCGGGTTCATCATTCCTCTGATACTGAATGTTTCTTGCTCTTCTGTGGTACTGAGAACCCTCCGGAAGCCTGCAACATTGTCTCAAATTGGAACCAATAAGAAGAAAGTGTTGAAGATGATCACAGTGCATATGGCAGTTTTTGTGGTATGCTTTGTACCGTACAACTCTGTTCTCTTTTTATATGCCTTGGTTCGTTCCCAAGCCATTACTAATTGCTTATTGGAAAGGTTTGCAAAGATCATGTACCCAATTACCTTGTGCCTTGCAACTCTGAATTGTTGCTTTGATCCTTTTATCTATTACTTCACCCTTGAATCCTTTCAGAAATCCTTCTATATCAATACACATATAAGGATGGAGTCCTTGTTTAAGACTGAGACACCTCTGACCCCAAAGCCTTCCCTTCCAGCTATTCAAGAGGAAGCTAGTGATCAAACAACAAATAATGGTGGTGAATTAATGCTGGAATCCACCTTCTAG